The genomic DNA GCGCACCAGCAGGTATATTATCATCCCGTCATGATCTTCGATCCAAACCTCTGCCGTCACTGAGTCGCCCGCCCCGACAACCACAGTATCTGGGCCATTTCCCAGCTGCCCGTCTAGGTCAACCTCGACTCCAAAGTCCTGGCCGCGCGCAGCCAGGGGCCAGATCAACACCAACGCCACCGCTCCCAGCCCCAACACGAACGTCCTTCTCATACCGACCACCCCCACTCGTATCGCTTGTCTTCGCGCACATGGTCTCGTCAACGAACTAAGACCACTCTCCGTATGTCATATCCACTTTCAGAACCCAGACGCACAAAATAGACTCCCGACGGTACGTCGCGGCCCTCTCCGTCTCTCCCATTCCACGTGACCGTTTGGCGACTCCCCCAGCTCGACTCCTCAGGGGTAATATCCCTTACCAGCCGTCCAGAAACGTTGTACACACGCAAGCTCGCCTTCCGTGGGTCGGCAGCATAGTAATCGATCGTTACGATTGGGTTCGCCGGGTTTGGCCTTACCGCGAGGATTCGAGAGAGCAGTGCCTGAGTATCATCCGCGCTGCCACCCGGCAACCAAGTTGCTGTAGCGCTGTCGAGTTTCACAAAATATGAGAGGTACCACTCATTCGGGGTTGTTGTGTCAACGGGCATCCAGAAGTCGCCAATGTCAATTGTATCAGGCCCCGCTCCCGTGTCAACGATCGCCTCCGTAAATCGCCAGAGATACGTCCGCAGTGTCGCTTCACCCGTGTCAACCTCAACCACTTCGCAGAACAAATCCTGGTAGAGCGCACGAACCGAATCCGGTGTACTTGGGTTGGCCCATCCAAGCGTGCGATCACCCATGTCACTATGCGCGCTCTCGCCGATTCCGGCGACAACCGGAAGAGCTGTTCCTCTGGGGAGAGACACCGTCTTGTACACGGCATATGGGGTTCCGATGAACATGCCCTCCTCCATCAGGCTTTCCCCGCTGCCATCAGTCCATACATACACGGTCCTGGGGCTGAGCGCCGTTAGCGAGTCCCGACCCGTCGTCCTGCTACGAAACCATTGCCTTGGGAATTGCGTGTATCCTATGGAGCGATCGGCTCGCACGAAGCCGTACCCGCACGAATCGTTGGGGATACTCCCTTGATTAGAACACGGCTCCGCCCCCGCCTTTATCAGTGCCTCGACTTCCTCGTGCAGGAGCTGTCGACCCGGGTAGTGCCCGATGACAGCCGACATGAGCAATGCCGCGACAGCAGAGACCTGAGGAGCCGCAAGAGATCCCCCTGACCCGCCAAGTCCCAATGCCGGTCCCTCCTTGTATGTACCGGCCGTGTCCGCTACGACCATCCCCGCCCCCTCAGGTGTGCTTGACGTGATGACGAGGCAGTCGATGTAGTTGGGATTGCCCGTCTCTCCCCTTCCAGATCTCCGAATCCACTCCCCCTGCATATTCCCTGTGTTTACCGCGAGCATTCGGTTCGGCTGAAGGGCGGCTGGCACCACAAAGTATGTATCTGCGTTGAACCCACTGGTTCCGTTCGCGGCGACAAGAGTCATGCCCGCCTTGTAGGCTCTCGTGAAGGCCTTCGCATCCGTGACACCATGCGCCATATTGGGCTGCTGTTGAAGCTGGCTCGGAAAGTATCCATTGCTCATGTTGATGACGTCGGTCCCCTCACGAATGGCTCGGTTGACCATCTCGACATACCCTTCGGTGGAGCTGCCACACCCATAGTAGTAATCGTAGAATTGTACGGCGACGCCACAGCTGTCCGGCTTGCAGGTTCGGCCCGAGCCTCCGCTGATGCCAGCAATCCCTTCATACTCCCCGGGAGCCCCCTGCTTGACATTGTGCGTGAGTGCAGCGGCGAGTCCTATGACCCACTGCCCGTGGGGGTTGGGCCCGCAGGACGGGGCCAAGGAGCTATCACAAACATCCACGTACTCGAACCTGTATCCCACGCTGTCGGGGGTCTGGCTTGAATCTCGAATCACAAGATCTCGGTGTGAGGGGCACACAGGGTGATCGTAGACTCCAAGGCGTATCTCTGGGCTCCCCGTCGTAATCGGCCAAACTGCTGGCATGTTGAGGCCGAAGCCATTCGTGGAATCGAGGTGCGGCTGACGCCCGAGAAGAAAGACTGAATCACCGGGAGATCCGTCTTCGGGAAACCCGAACATCTCGAGAGGATATACCGGTTCCGCATAGTCATAGGCATAAGCACACCGGCGGATTGCCCCGAGGATGTCGCGAGCAGACTGCGATCCGGATGTTCGGAGGTAATAGGTCCGCGTCAAGTCCGACAAGTCAAACCTTCTCCCGTACTTCGAGTAGATCACGGGATTGTCCGGGTCCACGGTCTTCGCCAGCCTCTCGATCTCCACAACGCCCGCGTTCTCAAGCGCCTCTCTCACTCCATCGTCGGCGATGTCGAGGGCCACCGGGGAGCACCGGAGAACCGAAGAAGGAAGATCGAGGTAGCCTCGGCGAAACTGGACGATTACTACATCGTCGCGGGCGTTGGATCCATCCCCGGGGAGCAGTGTCACGCCGTGTCTCCTGGTTAGGAATCCTCCGCCTCCGTCTTCTTGGCCACCACCCGGCCCATCTGCTTCATCTCCCCCCGCACCCGATCCCTGGCCCCCACCGTCCTCCCCTCCTCCTCCCATGCACACCGACGCCCCCTCGAAGCCTCCAAACGTCCCCTCCTCGAACTCCGTGTTCTGCCAGCCGCACATCGTGGAGTCCCAGGCGAAGGTTGCGCAGGCGCCTTCCTCGACCGCCACGAAGCGGAGCCGAGCCACTTCGGAAGGGAGATGCAGCGGCGCGCTGAAGGAGAAGTCGTACGGCTGGAGAAGGAGGAATCCTTGCTCATCCTTGAGGACCGAGAACCTCGTCCACTCTTCCGGCAGAACGAAGATCGCGCTCGCCGAATCCTCCACCCACGCCAGGACCCCGCTCGTGTCCCCGATGGTGATGCCGAAGCCGAACAGAGAATCCGTGCTGTCGGCGATCCACACGCGAGCGAGAACCGTGTCGCCGGACGCGACGTCGAGCGTGTCCGGTCCGTTCGTCGCGTTCGAATCGAAGTCGACTACGATATCCCATTCCGCGACCGCGGACGAAGCAAGGAGCAGGATGCATGCCACGAACACGAGGATACGGGGAGCCATTGCGTTCTCCTTTCCGCCAGGTTTGTGGCTCTCCTACCGGACAAGCACCGTCTTGAGCGTCCTTTCGTTCCCCTCGTTCCGCACCCGGACGAAGTACACGCCCGAGCCCGCGGGATTCCCTCGCTGATCCCTCCCATCCCACGAGAGCGTCTGCGCGCCCCCTTCCATGAGACCGCGAGAAAGAACCCGCACGCGTCGGCCGCTCACGTCGAACACGTCGGCCTCCACCCGGCCCGGTCTCGGGATCAAGAGGTGGATCGTGGTCGCCGAGGGGGCCGGATTCGGGCGCGCGGGAAACACCGTGAGCTGGGGCAGCGACTCCCCGCTCGCCACGCCGGTCGCGGTGACCACGAACGATACGGCGCCCATGAATATGCGATAGTCATTACCGGAAGAGGCGCTTCACCCGCCCCCACGTCATCCCTTCCGTGGCGGTCGCATCGATTCGGATGACGCCGTTGATCCCAGCCACGAAGTCGCCCGCGTCATACGCATAGTCGATCCAGTATGAGTTCCCCAAGTCCACTTCAAGATCGGCGAATGTCTCCCCTCCGATCAGGTCGTACGTCACCCTCGAAAAGAGAAAGGGAGCCGGAGTCGCACAGCCGATGACGTACCCCGTCCCCATCATGCCCGTGCATGCGCCGCCGGATACCGTCTCCGTGTAGTACTGCATGCACGGGTACGCGACGGGCCCCAGAGTCCATTCCACGAACTGCAGCCACCCGTCTTCGTTGCACAGGGTGGCGTAGACAAGAAGGAGACCCTGCCACTCTTCTCCCTGCGTATGTCCCATCACCCAGAGATCCACAAACAAGCTCTCCCCGACAGTCGCAGCCACGGTGTCGGGCCCATTCCCCGGGACCCCGTCAAGGTCCACCTCGAGCCAGTACGGCTGGGCACGCGTCGCTCCCCCCGCAATCACGACAAGCAGCCACCCCAGCAACCCTCGCCAGGCCATCCACGCACCTCCCATGATTCACCTCCTGCGCAACTCATCTGAAACCCCATTTCTCAACGCCCTCAATGAAGCACCACGATCTTCCTGACATCGGCCTTCCCTCCGCCTGCGGCACGCACGAAGTACACTCCAGAGCCAACCGGTATGCCTCCGGCGTCTCGGCCGTCCCACACAAGGAAGGGCTGCCCTGCCTGGAGAGTCTCGCGGGTGAGCGCCCTCACGACTCTTCCAGAGACGTCAACGACTTCCACGCTAACAGGCAGGGGGTGACTAAGCTGTAGGGTGATTCCAACGGTTGGATTCGCTGGGTTTGGGGTGACTCGCAGTATCCTCGGGCCGAGATCGGACCCGACAGGCGTCTCCCCATCTTCAATTGCCGTGGCGGTGGCGGAGTCAACCTCGTAGAAGATTCCGTAGTACCAGTTGTTCTCGCTCAGCGTGTCTCTGGGCATCCAGAAGCATGTGTCGACCAAGGCACCCTGTCGAAATATCCCCGTAAACTCCCACAGCGTAGTTTTCAACCTAAACCCATAAGGCCAGACACTGTCGACCTCGCAACAATAGTCTTGATACAGCGCTTCAACTGCATTCATGCGGGCCGGGTTCGCCCACCCGCTGGTATAGCAGCTCGACCCGGGCGCGCCTTCCCCAATCCCTGCCACGACAGGCATTGATTCACTTCCCAAGTGCGGATCTTCAATCGTCAAGTAGACCGTGTACGGCTTCCCCACATAACGGCCCTCAGGCATGAGTGTTTCCGCCCCATCATCGTCCCAGACGATCACCGTTTCCGCCAGTGCGCTTCCGTCGACGAAGTCTCGGCCCGTCGCACACTTTCTCTCCCAGTACCAGGGGGGTTGCGTGAAAGCTACTGACCGATCGGCCCTCGCAAAGCCATAACCGCAGTTCTCATTCGGGACATCCGAATAGTCTGTGCAGCGTTCCGCGCCAGCCTTGATCAGCGCCTCAACTTCCTCGTGAACGAGCGACCTCGCGGGATAGTGGAGTCGCACCGCCGACATGAGGAGAGCCGCGACACCGGAGACCTGCGGTGCAGCCCACGACGTCCCATAGCCGCCCGTTGGCCACATTTCTCTGATCCGCGCATAGCTTCCATTCGGCCCCAGCGCGAACATTGTGGAATCCTCCGCATCCGTGGTCACCGCC from Candidatus Eisenbacteria bacterium includes the following:
- a CDS encoding S8 family peptidase; translation: MAPRILVFVACILLLASSAVAEWDIVVDFDSNATNGPDTLDVASGDTVLARVWIADSTDSLFGFGITIGDTSGVLAWVEDSASAIFVLPEEWTRFSVLKDEQGFLLLQPYDFSFSAPLHLPSEVARLRFVAVEEGACATFAWDSTMCGWQNTEFEEGTFGGFEGASVCMGGGGEDGGGQGSGAGGDEADGPGGGQEDGGGGFLTRRHGVTLLPGDGSNARDDVVIVQFRRGYLDLPSSVLRCSPVALDIADDGVREALENAGVVEIERLAKTVDPDNPVIYSKYGRRFDLSDLTRTYYLRTSGSQSARDILGAIRRCAYAYDYAEPVYPLEMFGFPEDGSPGDSVFLLGRQPHLDSTNGFGLNMPAVWPITTGSPEIRLGVYDHPVCPSHRDLVIRDSSQTPDSVGYRFEYVDVCDSSLAPSCGPNPHGQWVIGLAAALTHNVKQGAPGEYEGIAGISGGSGRTCKPDSCGVAVQFYDYYYGCGSSTEGYVEMVNRAIREGTDVINMSNGYFPSQLQQQPNMAHGVTDAKAFTRAYKAGMTLVAANGTSGFNADTYFVVPAALQPNRMLAVNTGNMQGEWIRRSGRGETGNPNYIDCLVITSSTPEGAGMVVADTAGTYKEGPALGLGGSGGSLAAPQVSAVAALLMSAVIGHYPGRQLLHEEVEALIKAGAEPCSNQGSIPNDSCGYGFVRADRSIGYTQFPRQWFRSRTTGRDSLTALSPRTVYVWTDGSGESLMEEGMFIGTPYAVYKTVSLPRGTALPVVAGIGESAHSDMGDRTLGWANPSTPDSVRALYQDLFCEVVEVDTGEATLRTYLWRFTEAIVDTGAGPDTIDIGDFWMPVDTTTPNEWYLSYFVKLDSATATWLPGGSADDTQALLSRILAVRPNPANPIVTIDYYAADPRKASLRVYNVSGRLVRDITPEESSWGSRQTVTWNGRDGEGRDVPSGVYFVRLGSESGYDIRRVVLVR
- a CDS encoding T9SS type A sorting domain-containing protein — translated: MGAVSFVVTATGVASGESLPQLTVFPARPNPAPSATTIHLLIPRPGRVEADVFDVSGRRVRVLSRGLMEGGAQTLSWDGRDQRGNPAGSGVYFVRVRNEGNERTLKTVLVR